In Nicotiana tabacum cultivar K326 chromosome 21, ASM71507v2, whole genome shotgun sequence, one DNA window encodes the following:
- the LOC107784408 gene encoding uncharacterized protein LOC107784408: MNTCSRSCNNFFPFDKNSLQMSSNLLKSHAQAIQISHPLFHFKLPTSTSLYSVGSTQQLNNLYLSVSFTTPLHLTKFKSPLQCSVSSPTPPTTKEDAISQAKLSLLTTLEKPLNNPKLVGRLKKLKQPRFRVEIPVVDDSSSALSQLALDIFANVPIKRKGPKIKILLLWPNQSLTQAAQKAFESKSSNPIIENFDISLITDDVDIRMVSSGDVVVFMAPEASRLSVMEAIADALYPKPVVIFNPKWGFDEESSFGELSGFVGSFEVVYSFMGLEVKGILNKRNGVMFKCVRNGVLSGEKWYVFVEEDGELKVVSRFKTRPSIEEVENVLYNLMAMNSPITKSAKFLKDLVSNVRGQK, encoded by the coding sequence ATGAACACATGTTCCCGGAGTTGTAACAATTTCTTTCCCTTTGACAAGAATTCACTTCAAATGTCTTCCAATCTTCTTAAATCACATGCACAAGCCATCCAAATCTCCCACCCTTTGTTCCATTTCAAACTGCCAACCTCAACTTCCTTATACTCTGTAGGATCAACACAACAACTTAACAATCTTTATCTGTCTGTCTCTTTCACAACACCCCTGCACTTAACCAAGTTCAAATCACCTCTTCAGTGTTCAGTCTCTTCTCCTACCCCACCAACTACGAAAGAAGATGCCATTTCTCAAGCAAAGTTGTCTCTTTTAACTACTTTAGAGAAACCCCTTAACAATCCTAAGCTCGTTGGAAGACTCAAGAAACTCAAACAACCAAGATTTCGTGTTGAAATTCCAGTTGTTGATGACTCCTCATCTGCACTATCTCAGCTTGCTCTTGATATTTTTGCAAACGTGCCCATTAAAAGAAAAGGCCCAAAAATCAAGATTCTGCTTTTATGGCCTAACCAAAGCTTAACTCAAGCTGCACAAAAAGCCTTTGAGAGTAAGTCTTCAAACCCCATtattgaaaattttgatatttcaTTAATAACAGATGATGTGGATATCAGAATGGTGAGTTCTGGAGATGTGGTTGTGTTTATGGCTCCAGAGGCTTCAAGATTAAGTGTAATGGAGGCTATTGCTGATGCATTGTATCCAAAGCCTGTAGTGATTTTCAATCCCAAATGGGGGTTTGATGAAGAGAGTAGCTTTGGTGAGTTGAGTGGATTTGTGGGTTCATTTGAGGTTGTGTATTCATTTATGGGATTAGAGGTTAAAGGAATATTGAATAAGAGAAATGGTGTGATGTTTAAGTGTGTTAGAAATGGGGTTTTGAGTGGTGAGAAATGGTATGTCTTTGTTGAAGAAGATGGAGAATTGAAGGTGGTTTCGAGGTTTAAAACAAGGCCATCAATTGAGGAAGTTGAGAATGTTTTGTATAACTTGATGGCGATGAATTCACCAATCACAAAGTCAGCAAAGTTCTTGAAAGATTTGGTGTCAAATGTAAGGGGACAAAAGTAA
- the LOC107784406 gene encoding kinesin-like protein KIN-14C, with protein MAPKNQTLSLSIKGSNFQMAPKNQNKPPLHSPFNSAGEVPAGKRRRIENPGMPSTATAARTRQALAVVNGGASDMPPTSGPPSCADSDCGIVEFSKEVIEALLTEKLKTKNKYNIKEKCGLMSEYIRRLKLCIKWFQQLEENYITEQASIKGFLELAEKKCNEIEMLMKAKEEELNSIIMELRKNIAELQEKFANEESAKLEATVSCKREKHAREAAEKLQASLSEELKRAQQDNASANQKIQSLDISYKGLQEYNRNLQDYNSRLQKDLGTVNETLKRVETEKAVVVENLSTLRGHYTSLQEQITSSRALQDEAVKQKEALASEVGFLRGDLQKMRDDRDQQSLQVKVLTAEVIKYKECTGKSVAELDGMTIKTNQLEETCLSQCEQIKRLQQQLSFAEKRVQMSDMSSVKTKEEYEEQKNVIFDLQNRLADAETKIVEGEKLRKRLHNTILELKGNIRVFCRVRPLLSDDTVNAAGKVISFPTSTEAQGRGIDLTQNGQKLSFTFDKVFMPEASQEDVFVEISQLVQSALDGYKVCIFAYGQTGSGKTHTMVGKPDSDNQKGLIPRSLEQVFETKQSLQNQGWSYKMQVSMLEIYNETIRDLLSPSNSSGFDASRPENGGKQYAIKHDANGNTHVSDLTIVDVHCYSQVSKLFGLAAESRSVGKTHMNQQSSRSHFVFTLRISGVNENTEQQVQGVLNLIDLAGSERLSKSGSTGDRLKETQAINKSLSSLSDVIFALAKKEEHVPFRNSKLTYLLQPCLGGNSKTLMFVNVSPDPSSVGESLCSLRFAARVNACEIGIPRRQTSLRLPSDSRLSFG; from the exons ATGGCTCCGAAGAAccagactctctctctctcaattaAAGGCAGTAATTTTCAAATGGCTCCGAAGAACCAGAACAAGCCGCCCCTTCATAGCCCTTTCAat AGTGCAGGTGAGGTTCCAGCAGGGAAGAGGCGGAGAATAGAGAATCCAGGAATGCCTTCCACAGCTACTGCGGCAAGAACCCGGCAAGCACTTGCAGTGGTGAATGGGGGTGCATCAGATATGCCTCCAACTAGTGGTCCGCCGAGTTGTGCTGATTCAGACTGCGGGATTGTTGAGTTTAGCAAAGAAGTTATTGAAGCTTTACTCACTGAGAAATTGAAAACCAAGAACAAATATAACATAAAG GAAAAGTGTGGTCTTATGTCAGAGTATATAAGAAGACTCAAGTTATGTATTAAGTGGTTCCAGCAGCttgaagaaaactatattacAGAGCAGGCGTCAATTAAAGGCTTTTTAGAGTTGGCTGAGAAAAAATGCAATGAGATAG aGATGCTAatgaaagcaaaagaagaagagttgaATTCAATTATAATGGAATTGAGAAAAAATATAGCGGAACTTCAGGAAAAGTTTGCCAACGAGGAGTCAGCCAAGTTG GAAGCAACGGTTTCTTGTAAAAGAGAGAAACATGCTAGAGAGGCAGCAGAGAAACTGCAAGCTTCTCTTTCAGAAGAGCTCAAAAGAGCTCAACAAGATAATGCAAGTGCAAATCAGAAG ATTCAGTCACTAGATATCTCGTACAAGGGGTTACAGGAGTACAACAGAAATTTACAGGATTACAACAGTAGGCTCCAGAAAGACCTTGGAACCGTCAATGAAACACTGAAGCGCGTGGAGACGGAGAAAGCTGTGGTGGTTGAAAATCTCAGCACACTGAGGGGTCATTATACTTCTTTACAAGAACAAATCACTTCTTCAAGA GCTCTTCAGGATGAGGCTGTCAAACAAAAAGAAGCTTTAGCAAGTGAAGTTGGGTTTTTGCGAGGAGATCTGCAAAAAATGAGGGATGATCGTGATCAGCAATCATTACAAGTTAAGGTTCTAACAGCTGAAGTAATAAAATATAAGGAATGCACTGGAAAATCTGTGGCTGAGTTGGATGGCATGACGATTAAGACCAATCAGCTGGAG GAGACATGTTTGTCTCAGTGTGAACAAATAAAAAGATTGCAGCAACAACTTTCCTTTGCAGAGAAGAGAGTACAG ATGTCCGACATGTCTTCCGtgaagacaaaagaagaatatGAAGAGCAGAAGAATGTCATTTTTGATTTGCAAAATCGTCTTGCTGATGCCGAAACAAAAATTGTGGAAGGGGAGAAACTACGTAAAAGACTGCACAATACTATTTTG GAATTGAAAGGCAATATTAGAGTTTTCTGCAGGGTGAGGCCGTTACTGTCTGATGACACTGTCAATGCAGCAGGGAAGGTTATCTCTTTTCCAACATCAACGGAAGCACAAGGAAGAGGCATCGATTTGACACAAAATG GACAAAAGCTTTCATTCACATTTGACAAAGTTTTCATGCCCGAGGCCTCACAAGAAGATGTTTTTGTTGAGATCTCCCAACTTGTACAGAGTGCTCTTGACGGTTATAAG GTTTGCATATTTGCTTACGGTCAAACTGGTTCTGGTAAGACTCATACAATGGTAGGTAAGCCAGACTCTGATAATCAGAAAGGGCTTATACCGCGCTCTTTAGAGCAGGTATTTGAGACCAAGCAGTCTCTTCAAAACCAAGGGTGGAGTTATAAAATGCAG GTCTCAATGCTTGAAATTTACAATGAAACAATTCGGGATCTTTTATCACCATCAAATTCGTCTGGTTTTGATGCATCCCGACCAGAAAATGGAGGAAAGCAGTATGCAATCAAACATGACGCGAATGGCAATACTCATGTATCTGACCTGACAATTGTGGATGTTCATTGCTATAGTCAGGTCTCTAAACTTTTTGGGCTGGCAGCAGAAAGCAG ATCTGTTGGGAAAACTCATATGAACCAACAGTCTTCAAGGAGCCATTTTGTCTTCACTCTGAGAATTTCGGGTGTGAATGAG AATACCGAGCAACAAGTACAAGGTGTACTCAACTTGATTGATCTTGCTGGAAGTGAGCGTCTATCCAAGAGTGGGTCTActggagaccggctaaaagaaaCTCAG GCCATCAACAAGAGTCTATCGTCTCTAAGTGATGTCATATTTGCTTTAGCAAAGAAAGAGGAGCATGTACCTTTTAGGAACTCAAAGCTTACATACCTTCTCCAG CCCTGTCTAGGTGGTAATTCAAAGACATTAATGTTTGTTAATGTTTCGCCGGATCCTTCTTCAGTGGGTGAATCCCTGTGTTCACTCCGATTTGCAGCACGGGTTAATGCATGCGAGATTGGGATCCCAAGGCGTCAAACTAGCTTGCGTCTCCCATCAGATTCTCGCTTAAGCTTTGGCTAA